From a region of the Janthinobacterium sp. 61 genome:
- a CDS encoding NIPSNAP family protein produces MITCYLRYIIDPYKLTEFEAYGKLWIPLVERFGGQHHGYFLPSEGTSNVALAMFSFPSLALYEQYRSDSMQDAECQAAFRYAEETRCIVSYERSFFRPVFA; encoded by the coding sequence ATGATCACCTGTTATTTGCGCTACATCATCGACCCGTACAAACTGACGGAATTCGAAGCCTACGGCAAGCTGTGGATACCGCTGGTCGAACGCTTCGGCGGCCAGCACCACGGTTACTTTTTACCGTCCGAAGGCACCAGCAACGTGGCCCTGGCCATGTTTTCATTCCCCAGCCTGGCCCTGTACGAGCAGTACCGCAGCGACTCGATGCAGGACGCCGAGTGCCAGGCCGCTTTCCGCTACGCGGAGGAGACGCGCTGCATCGTCAGCTACGAGCGCAGTTTTTTCCGCCCCGTGTTTGCCTGA
- a CDS encoding phosphoribosyltransferase — MTTPQSNDQHLWVNWEEYHRLIERLALKVYESGWKFDQVLCLARGGVRPGDVFSRIFDLPLAILSTSSYREDAGTVRGDLDIAKYMTMTKGPLAGRILLVDDLADSGVTLDKVTRHLKENFPDVTEVKSAVIWLKGCSVVRPDYFLDELPHNPWIHQPFEDYDGLRPHQLAAWIKKGEAGK; from the coding sequence ATGACTACCCCACAATCGAACGATCAACATCTCTGGGTCAACTGGGAAGAGTACCACCGCCTGATCGAGCGCCTGGCGCTCAAGGTCTACGAATCAGGCTGGAAGTTTGACCAGGTATTGTGCCTGGCGCGCGGCGGCGTGCGTCCTGGCGACGTGTTCTCGCGCATTTTTGATTTGCCGCTGGCCATCCTGTCGACCAGCTCCTACCGCGAAGACGCGGGCACCGTGCGCGGCGACCTCGATATCGCCAAGTACATGACCATGACCAAGGGTCCGCTGGCTGGCCGCATCCTGCTGGTCGACGACCTGGCCGATTCCGGCGTCACCCTGGACAAGGTCACGCGTCACCTGAAGGAAAACTTCCCTGACGTGACCGAAGTCAAATCGGCCGTGATCTGGCTGAAAGGCTGCTCCGTCGTGCGTCCAGACTACTTCCTCGACGAATTGCCGCACAACCCGTGGATCCATCAGCCGTTCGAAGACTATGACGGCCTGCGCCCGCACCAGTTGGCGGCATGGATCAAGAAGGGCGAAGCAGGCAAGTAA
- a CDS encoding GNAT family N-acetyltransferase produces the protein MTILTTARLRLEPITENHYERMRTLNTDPEVMTYLNAGQPETEEDTRAAVTRLVGRWAEWGYSWWALIRLDDGEMVGMACLQHLDGDKTRPHEIGWRLARTGWGQGYASEAAAAIVAHAFDVVGAPEVVAVAHPDNAASIKVMTRLGMQYAGMERHYDIDSVVYRLARP, from the coding sequence ATGACCATACTGACGACGGCGCGGCTGCGCCTGGAACCGATCACCGAAAACCACTACGAGCGCATGCGCACTCTCAACACCGATCCCGAGGTGATGACTTATCTGAACGCGGGCCAGCCCGAAACGGAAGAGGACACGCGCGCTGCCGTCACGCGTCTGGTAGGTCGCTGGGCCGAATGGGGCTATTCGTGGTGGGCCTTGATCCGTCTCGACGATGGCGAGATGGTGGGGATGGCGTGCCTGCAGCATCTCGATGGCGACAAAACCAGGCCGCATGAAATCGGCTGGCGTCTGGCCCGCACCGGCTGGGGGCAGGGCTATGCCAGCGAGGCGGCCGCCGCCATCGTCGCGCATGCCTTCGACGTCGTCGGTGCGCCTGAAGTGGTGGCCGTGGCGCACCCGGACAATGCCGCCTCGATCAAGGTCATGACGCGTTTGGGCATGCAATACGCGGGCATGGAACGCCACTACGACATCGATAGCGTCGTGTACCGTCTGGCGCGCCCATGA
- a CDS encoding AI-2E family transporter — protein sequence MHTLTLHQKVFLLLLSIVTIGFGWILAPYAGAIFWGVILAILFAPVYRWLLRKTKGRAGLASVLTLLLIVVIVILPLSLISVSLMNQAASVVEMVRSGEITVGMFFNKIMAVLPQWLINLLERFNLSSLASLQDKLAEGATQLSQVVAVKAINVGLYTFEFLTSLCIMLYLLFFLMRDGSALSARIKGAVPLSRKYKQRLFTNFTTVIRATVKGNILVAIAQGALGGLAFWFLDVPAPLLWAVLMAFLSLLPAVGAALVWAPVAVYFLATGAIWQGAGLAAFGVFVIGLVDNVLRPILVGKDTKMPDYVVLLSTVGGMALFGLNGFVIGPVVAALFIASWDLFVSASEFQAED from the coding sequence ATGCATACACTCACGCTGCACCAGAAAGTGTTCTTGCTCCTCTTGAGCATCGTCACCATCGGCTTCGGCTGGATACTGGCGCCATACGCTGGCGCCATCTTCTGGGGCGTCATCCTGGCGATCCTGTTTGCACCTGTGTATCGCTGGCTGCTGCGGAAAACCAAGGGCCGCGCCGGCCTGGCGTCGGTGCTGACCTTGCTGCTCATCGTCGTCATCGTGATCCTGCCGCTGTCGCTCATTTCAGTGTCGCTGATGAACCAGGCGGCCAGCGTAGTGGAAATGGTACGTTCGGGCGAAATCACGGTCGGCATGTTCTTCAATAAAATCATGGCGGTGCTGCCGCAATGGCTGATCAATTTGCTCGAGCGCTTCAATCTGAGCAGCCTGGCCAGCCTGCAGGACAAGCTGGCCGAGGGCGCCACGCAGCTGAGCCAGGTGGTGGCGGTGAAAGCCATCAATGTGGGCCTGTACACCTTTGAATTCCTCACCAGCCTGTGCATCATGCTGTATCTGCTGTTTTTCCTCATGCGCGATGGCTCCGCCCTGTCGGCCCGCATCAAGGGTGCCGTGCCGCTGAGCCGCAAGTACAAGCAGCGCCTGTTCACCAATTTCACCACGGTGATCCGCGCTACGGTGAAGGGCAACATCCTCGTGGCGATTGCCCAGGGTGCCCTCGGTGGCCTGGCGTTCTGGTTCCTGGACGTGCCCGCCCCCCTGCTGTGGGCAGTGCTGATGGCCTTCCTGTCGCTGCTGCCAGCCGTCGGCGCCGCCCTCGTCTGGGCGCCCGTGGCCGTCTACTTCCTGGCCACCGGCGCCATCTGGCAAGGCGCAGGCCTGGCCGCCTTCGGCGTCTTCGTCATCGGCCTGGTCGACAACGTGCTGCGCCCCATCCTGGTGGGCAAGGACACCAAGATGCCCGACTACGTGGTGCTGCTGTCGACCGTGGGCGGCATGGCCCTGTTTGGCCTGAACGGCTTCGTCATCGGCCCCGTCGTGGCGGCCCTGTTCATCGCTTCGTGGGATCTGTTCGTCTCGGCCAGCGAGTTCCAGGCCGAGGATTAA
- a CDS encoding glutathione S-transferase family protein, which produces MSLILYGHPFSSYTQKVLIALYENAIPFDFRCLAPDMPQHLQQWLARWPLRKFPLLVDGERNVAETSIIIEYLQVAHPGPLRLLPDDSMQALEVRFLDRYFDLHVMTPVQLAVGAALTGDPAKTEESRAFAGEKLDLAYAWLETHLAGRTWAAGEDFTLADCAAAPSLFYADWTQPIPAALPLLRAYRARLLARPSFARAVEEARPYRHLFPLGAPQRD; this is translated from the coding sequence GTGTCGCTCATCCTCTACGGCCATCCTTTTTCCTCGTACACGCAGAAGGTGCTCATTGCCCTGTACGAGAACGCCATACCGTTCGACTTCCGCTGCCTGGCACCGGACATGCCGCAGCACCTGCAGCAGTGGCTGGCGCGCTGGCCGCTGCGCAAGTTTCCGCTGCTGGTGGACGGGGAGCGCAACGTCGCCGAGACCAGCATCATCATCGAATACCTGCAAGTGGCCCATCCCGGCCCGCTGCGCCTGCTGCCGGACGACTCGATGCAGGCGCTGGAAGTGCGCTTTCTCGACCGATACTTCGACCTGCATGTCATGACGCCCGTGCAGCTTGCCGTCGGCGCGGCCCTGACTGGCGACCCGGCGAAGACTGAGGAAAGCCGCGCGTTTGCCGGCGAAAAACTGGACCTCGCCTACGCCTGGCTGGAAACCCACCTGGCGGGCAGGACGTGGGCCGCCGGCGAAGACTTTACCCTGGCCGACTGCGCCGCCGCCCCGTCGCTGTTCTATGCCGACTGGACGCAGCCGATTCCCGCCGCGCTGCCCCTGCTGCGCGCCTACCGCGCGCGCCTGCTGGCCCGCCCATCGTTCGCCCGCGCTGTGGAAGAAGCACGCCCGTATCGCCACCTCTTTCCCCTGGGCGCGCCGCAGCGCGATTGA
- a CDS encoding flavin reductase family protein — protein sequence MLDPIHFYEPAQGHGLPHDPFNAIVGPRPIGWIATRSSAGVLNLAPYSFFNAFNYTPPLIGFSSIGRKDTLRNIEQTGEFVWNLATRPLAEAMNLSCAAAPPDVDEFALAGLSPAASRIVNVPRVAESPVSFECRRTQIIELQGVNGDGVGSWLVLGEVVGVHIARHLLSDGVYDTAAAAPILRGGGPADYFEIGPDSLFHMRRPAWP from the coding sequence GTGCTTGACCCCATTCACTTTTATGAACCTGCGCAGGGCCACGGCCTGCCGCACGATCCCTTCAACGCGATTGTGGGGCCACGGCCGATCGGCTGGATCGCCACGCGCAGCAGCGCAGGCGTGCTGAACCTGGCGCCCTACAGTTTTTTCAACGCCTTCAATTACACGCCGCCGCTGATCGGGTTTTCCAGCATCGGCCGCAAGGACACTTTGCGCAATATCGAGCAGACGGGCGAATTCGTGTGGAACCTGGCGACGCGTCCGCTGGCCGAGGCGATGAACCTCAGCTGCGCGGCGGCGCCGCCCGACGTCGACGAATTCGCGCTGGCCGGCTTGAGCCCGGCCGCCTCGCGCATCGTCAATGTGCCGCGCGTAGCCGAAAGCCCCGTGTCCTTCGAATGCCGGCGCACGCAAATCATCGAGCTGCAAGGCGTCAATGGCGATGGTGTCGGCAGCTGGCTGGTGCTGGGTGAAGTGGTGGGCGTGCATATCGCGCGCCATCTGTTGAGCGATGGCGTGTACGACACGGCCGCCGCTGCACCGATATTGCGCGGTGGCGGGCCGGCCGATTATTTTGAGATCGGACCGGACAGCCTGTTTCACATGCGCCGGCCCGCCTGGCCATGA
- a CDS encoding adenylosuccinate synthase: MSKKIMAKNVVVIGTQWGDEGKGKIVDWLTDHAQGVVRFQGGHNAGHTLVIGGVKTALQLIPSGIMRPGVACYIGNGVVVSVPDVLREIDKLEAVGVEVASRLKVSDAAPVILPYHTAIDLAREAKRGDAKIGTTGKGIGPAYEDKVARRAIRIADLLNEKRFAEKLAENLDYHNFVLENYLKAPKVDYQKTLDDALAYVPRLRPMVTDVSSALYKAHKAGANLLFEGAQGSLLDVDHGTYPFVTSSNCVAGNAAAGSGVGPGMLHYIMGITKAYTTRVGSGPFPSELPTDAGVGHHLAQVGHEFGTVTGRARRCGWFDAALLRRSVQINGVTGMCLTKLDVLDGIETLKLCTGYTIDGVATDIFPSGAEEAARCVPVYEEMPGWTESTVGAKSLAALPATARAYIKRIEELVGVPVDMVSTGPDREETIVLRHPFE; this comes from the coding sequence ATGTCAAAGAAAATTATGGCAAAGAACGTCGTTGTCATCGGCACCCAATGGGGCGATGAAGGTAAAGGCAAGATCGTCGATTGGTTGACCGATCACGCCCAGGGTGTGGTGCGCTTCCAGGGCGGCCACAATGCAGGCCACACGCTGGTCATCGGCGGCGTGAAAACCGCGCTGCAACTGATCCCTTCGGGCATCATGCGTCCAGGCGTAGCCTGCTACATTGGTAACGGCGTGGTCGTTTCCGTGCCGGACGTGCTGCGCGAAATCGACAAACTCGAAGCTGTGGGCGTCGAAGTCGCCTCGCGCCTGAAAGTGTCGGACGCTGCGCCCGTGATCCTGCCGTACCACACCGCGATCGACCTGGCGCGTGAAGCCAAGCGTGGCGATGCGAAGATCGGTACCACCGGCAAGGGCATCGGCCCGGCCTATGAAGACAAAGTGGCGCGCCGCGCGATCCGTATCGCCGACCTGCTGAACGAGAAGCGCTTTGCCGAAAAGCTGGCCGAGAACCTCGATTACCACAACTTCGTGCTGGAAAACTACCTGAAAGCACCGAAAGTCGACTATCAGAAGACCCTCGACGACGCGCTGGCCTATGTGCCGCGTCTGCGTCCCATGGTCACCGACGTGTCGAGCGCGCTGTACAAGGCGCACAAGGCCGGCGCAAACCTGCTGTTCGAAGGCGCGCAGGGTTCCCTGCTTGACGTCGACCACGGCACCTATCCGTTCGTCACCTCGTCGAACTGCGTGGCCGGCAATGCCGCTGCCGGTTCGGGCGTAGGCCCAGGCATGCTGCACTACATCATGGGCATCACCAAGGCTTACACGACGCGCGTCGGTTCCGGTCCTTTCCCTTCGGAATTGCCAACGGATGCAGGCGTCGGCCATCACCTGGCGCAAGTGGGCCATGAATTCGGCACCGTGACGGGCCGCGCCCGCCGCTGCGGCTGGTTCGACGCCGCCTTGCTGCGCCGTTCCGTGCAGATCAACGGTGTGACGGGCATGTGCCTGACCAAGCTGGACGTGCTGGACGGTATCGAAACGCTGAAACTGTGCACTGGCTACACCATCGACGGCGTGGCCACGGACATCTTCCCATCGGGCGCTGAAGAAGCCGCACGTTGCGTACCGGTGTACGAAGAGATGCCAGGCTGGACGGAAAGCACGGTCGGCGCGAAATCGCTGGCTGCCTTGCCGGCGACGGCGCGCGCTTACATCAAGCGCATCGAAGAACTGGTCGGCGTACCGGTGGACATGGTTTCGACCGGTCCGGATCGTGAAGAAACGATCGTGCTGCGCCACCCATTCGAGTAA
- a CDS encoding WD40 repeat domain-containing protein — protein sequence MTARPKPLKLGCSYGVRFSPDGTRLAVLGRDLVLWDVAARQKLWRGKFIAHMSGMAFSPDGSQLAIKSTTGQMAVVDAQAGQLLLNFRNKKDGEGCGPAWSPCGRYLADGGWDGSLRLRDAQTGEVLFTQVHAGEMLRAMHTIDAIDGGRRLLVQHGVKSVDEGLLQPPDYCSVWDWPLRTGGGRVVLSLPGLMSCAPSPDGEYLAVLHHAGGTEFLSMYALADGSCLGKVPVEAGGGTGNGLRWLPDGSALGRIGKGKLLFYGWPGLGVLAQDAFTYPCALDFLPGSPLAAIGSWEAGMLMDVNVYKETA from the coding sequence ATGACGGCAAGGCCGAAGCCCCTGAAGCTCGGTTGCAGCTACGGCGTGCGCTTTTCGCCCGATGGCACGCGCCTGGCTGTGCTGGGGCGCGACCTGGTCTTGTGGGATGTGGCGGCACGGCAGAAACTGTGGCGCGGCAAGTTCATCGCGCACATGTCGGGCATGGCGTTTTCGCCCGACGGCAGTCAACTGGCCATCAAGAGCACGACGGGCCAGATGGCCGTGGTGGATGCGCAGGCGGGCCAGCTGCTGCTGAACTTCCGAAACAAGAAGGATGGCGAAGGCTGCGGCCCCGCATGGTCGCCGTGCGGGCGATATCTGGCCGATGGCGGCTGGGATGGCAGCCTGCGGCTGCGCGACGCGCAAACGGGCGAGGTGCTCTTCACGCAGGTGCATGCTGGCGAGATGCTGCGCGCCATGCACACGATCGACGCCATCGATGGCGGGCGGCGTTTACTGGTACAGCACGGCGTCAAGTCGGTGGACGAGGGGCTGCTGCAGCCGCCCGACTACTGCAGTGTGTGGGACTGGCCCCTGCGGACGGGCGGCGGGAGGGTAGTGTTGTCGCTGCCAGGCCTGATGTCGTGCGCGCCGTCGCCAGATGGGGAATATCTGGCCGTGCTGCACCACGCGGGCGGCACGGAATTCCTTTCCATGTACGCGCTGGCCGACGGCAGTTGCCTGGGCAAGGTGCCCGTGGAGGCGGGGGGCGGCACGGGTAACGGCTTGCGCTGGCTGCCCGACGGCAGCGCGCTGGGCCGTATCGGCAAGGGCAAGCTGCTGTTTTACGGCTGGCCGGGGCTCGGCGTGCTGGCACAAGACGCTTTTACGTATCCCTGCGCGCTGGACTTTTTGCCTGGCTCGCCACTGGCCGCCATCGGCTCCTGGGAAGCGGGCATGCTGATGGATGTGAACGTTTACAAGGAAACCGCATGA
- a CDS encoding MFS transporter: protein MAIPSTVTPNAKAAPPRAQVRPPSRIATVIRVTSGNFIEMYDFFLFGFYATYIAKAFFPATSEYAALMMTFATFGAGFFMRPLGAIILGSYIDRIGRRKGLVLTLAIMASGTALIAFVPGYATIGLLAPFLVLIGRLLQGFSAGVELGGVSVYLSEMATPGNRGYYVSWQSASQQVAIIFSAALGYCLNETLSKEFIADWGWRIPFFIGCSIIPVVFYIRRSLQETEAYLTRKSHPTFRQMLGTITLNWPLVVAGTMLIVLTTVAFYLITVYTPTFGKNVLKLSTEESLLVTLCIGLSNFIWLPLMGALSDRIGRWPIMAACSALTVLTAYPALSWLVAHPSFDHMLMVELWLSFLYGSYNGATIVALTEIIPASVRTTGFSLAYSLATALFGGMTPLVSTLLIESTGDKAAPGYWMAGAGAISLLATWLIYRGIVKERHPVPA, encoded by the coding sequence ATGGCCATTCCATCCACCGTCACGCCCAACGCCAAGGCTGCGCCGCCGCGCGCGCAGGTGCGCCCTCCCTCGCGCATCGCCACCGTCATCCGGGTGACGAGCGGGAACTTCATCGAAATGTACGATTTTTTCCTGTTTGGTTTTTACGCGACGTATATTGCCAAGGCCTTCTTCCCAGCCACCAGCGAATACGCGGCCTTGATGATGACGTTCGCCACCTTCGGCGCGGGTTTCTTCATGCGGCCGCTGGGCGCCATCATCCTCGGCAGCTATATCGACCGCATCGGCCGCCGCAAGGGCCTGGTGCTGACCTTGGCCATCATGGCTTCCGGCACGGCGCTGATCGCCTTCGTGCCCGGTTATGCAACCATCGGGCTGCTGGCGCCGTTCCTGGTGCTGATCGGGCGTTTGCTGCAAGGCTTCTCCGCCGGCGTAGAACTGGGCGGCGTATCGGTCTACCTGTCCGAGATGGCGACACCGGGCAACAGGGGATATTACGTAAGCTGGCAATCGGCCAGTCAGCAAGTCGCCATCATCTTTTCCGCCGCGCTCGGCTACTGTCTCAACGAAACCTTGAGCAAGGAATTCATCGCGGACTGGGGCTGGCGCATCCCGTTCTTCATCGGTTGCTCTATCATCCCGGTGGTGTTCTACATCCGCCGTTCGCTACAGGAGACCGAGGCCTACCTGACGCGCAAGTCCCATCCGACGTTCCGGCAAATGCTGGGGACTATCACCCTCAACTGGCCGCTGGTCGTCGCCGGAACGATGCTGATCGTGCTGACGACGGTCGCGTTCTACCTGATCACCGTCTACACGCCGACCTTCGGCAAGAACGTGCTCAAGCTGAGCACAGAGGAAAGCCTGCTCGTCACGCTGTGCATCGGCTTGTCGAACTTCATCTGGCTGCCCCTCATGGGCGCTCTGTCCGACCGGATCGGGCGCTGGCCAATCATGGCCGCGTGCTCGGCGCTGACGGTGCTGACCGCCTATCCGGCCTTGTCCTGGCTGGTCGCCCATCCCAGTTTCGACCACATGCTCATGGTGGAGCTGTGGCTGTCCTTCCTCTATGGCAGTTACAACGGGGCCACCATCGTCGCGCTGACGGAAATCATCCCGGCCAGCGTCAGGACCACGGGTTTTTCGCTGGCCTACAGTCTGGCCACCGCGCTGTTCGGCGGCATGACGCCGCTGGTATCGACCTTGCTGATCGAAAGCACCGGCGACAAGGCGGCGCCAGGCTACTGGATGGCAGGCGCCGGCGCCATCAGCCTGCTGGCCACGTGGCTGATCTATCGCGGCATCGTCAAGGAGCGCCATCCCGTCCCGGCATGA